One part of the Methylobacterium mesophilicum SR1.6/6 genome encodes these proteins:
- a CDS encoding urease accessory protein UreD, producing the protein MHGRVPDPPGTGPATGQAPARQRSDGRVRLRAGPAGGGGSTRILDLAEAGPSRLRFPRGEGPLEAVLVNSAGGVACGDTFSIDLDLEPDADLVLTTTAAEKIYRSDGPVSRIENRLSLGEGARLAWLPQETIVFDRARVRRVFEADLAAGAALVAVEVVAFGRVARGERIASGLFADAWRVRRAGRLVYADNLLLEGPISDLLARSAIGGGACACATVLDVSDGAEARLEEARDRLAAIERPGIEAAASAWNGHLVIRALAGGVGPLRDLIARFLASHRGLPMPRVWQS; encoded by the coding sequence ATGCACGGCCGCGTTCCAGACCCGCCGGGCACCGGCCCGGCGACCGGACAGGCACCGGCGCGCCAGCGCTCCGACGGCCGGGTCCGCTTGCGCGCCGGGCCGGCCGGAGGCGGAGGATCGACGCGGATCCTCGACCTCGCGGAGGCGGGGCCGTCGCGACTGCGCTTCCCGCGCGGGGAGGGACCGCTGGAGGCGGTCCTGGTGAACTCGGCCGGCGGCGTCGCCTGCGGCGACACCTTTTCCATCGATCTGGATCTTGAGCCGGACGCCGACCTCGTGCTGACGACGACGGCGGCCGAGAAGATCTACCGTTCGGACGGTCCGGTGAGCCGGATCGAGAACCGCTTGAGCCTGGGGGAGGGCGCGCGGCTCGCCTGGCTGCCGCAGGAGACGATCGTGTTCGACCGCGCCCGGGTCCGGCGGGTGTTCGAGGCGGATCTCGCCGCCGGAGCCGCGCTGGTCGCCGTGGAAGTCGTCGCCTTCGGCCGCGTCGCCCGGGGCGAGCGGATCGCCAGCGGGCTGTTCGCGGATGCGTGGCGCGTGCGCCGGGCCGGGCGGCTCGTCTACGCCGACAACCTCCTGCTGGAGGGCCCGATCAGCGACCTCCTCGCGCGTTCGGCGATCGGCGGCGGCGCGTGCGCCTGCGCGACGGTTCTGGACGTCTCGGACGGCGCCGAGGCGCGCCTGGAGGAGGCACGCGACCGTCTCGCAGCGATCGAAAGACCCGGGATCGAGGCCGCGGCCAGCGCGTGGAACGGCCACCTCGTGATCCGCGCCCTCGCGGGCGGGGTCGGCCCGTTGCGGGACCTCATCGCGCGCTTCCTTGCCAGTCATCGCGGCCTGCCGATGCCCCGGGTGTGGCAGAGCTGA
- the rocF gene encoding arginase: MTSSAHPDERPSIALIGAPIEVGTSEPGALMGPASLRTAGLVRALSDLGHAVTDGGDVVPDGQAAARGLEAVGAWTRALSRAVEAALDVGALPLVAGGDHSLSLGSIDGVMRHCARRGRALFVLWLDAHADFNTPETSPSGNVHGMPLAALCGEAGFPRLFAEPAPPPLPPTSVHLFGLRSIDAGERALVTARQVGVTDMRTIDEFGVVAPLRRVLDRVLAAGAHLHVSLDIDFLDPSIAPGVGTTVPGGATFREAHLIMEMLHDSGLVRSLDVVELNPFLDERGRSARVLVELVASLFGRRILDRPTAPIEAVPEAFERD, translated from the coding sequence ATGACGAGCAGCGCCCATCCGGACGAGCGGCCCAGCATCGCGCTGATCGGCGCGCCGATCGAAGTCGGCACCAGCGAGCCCGGCGCCCTGATGGGCCCGGCCTCCCTGCGCACCGCCGGCTTGGTCCGGGCGCTGTCCGATCTCGGCCACGCCGTGACCGACGGCGGCGACGTGGTCCCGGACGGGCAGGCCGCCGCGCGGGGCCTCGAGGCCGTGGGTGCCTGGACGCGCGCCCTCTCCCGCGCCGTCGAGGCCGCCCTCGACGTGGGCGCGCTTCCCCTGGTCGCCGGCGGCGATCACAGCCTGTCCCTCGGATCGATCGACGGGGTCATGCGCCATTGTGCCCGCCGGGGACGCGCGCTCTTCGTGCTCTGGCTCGACGCCCACGCCGACTTCAACACGCCGGAGACCTCGCCTTCCGGCAACGTCCACGGCATGCCGCTCGCTGCCCTCTGCGGGGAGGCGGGCTTTCCGCGCCTCTTCGCCGAGCCGGCCCCGCCGCCCCTGCCGCCGACCAGCGTCCACCTGTTCGGCCTGCGCTCGATCGATGCCGGGGAGCGCGCGCTGGTCACCGCGCGGCAGGTCGGCGTGACCGACATGCGCACGATCGACGAGTTCGGCGTGGTCGCCCCGTTGCGGCGCGTGCTCGACCGCGTCTTGGCGGCGGGCGCGCATCTCCATGTCAGCCTGGACATCGACTTCCTCGACCCGTCGATCGCGCCCGGGGTCGGGACCACGGTGCCGGGCGGCGCGACGTTCCGGGAAGCCCACCTCATCATGGAGATGCTGCACGATTCCGGGCTCGTGCGCTCCCTCGACGTGGTGGAGCTGAACCCCTTCCTCGACGAGCGCGGCCGCAGTGCGCGGGTGCTGGTCGAGCTGGTCGCGAGCCTGTTCGGCCGTCGCATCCTCGACCGACCGACGGCGCCGATCGAGGCCGTGCCCGAGGCGTTCGAGCGGGATTGA
- a CDS encoding ATP-binding protein — MSALRRLRARLRPKTIAGQIALLIVAGIAVAHVVATAAFLLLHEPQNPDTLPGVAASRLGTLARLLDAADPAARPALLASGRSLPLIRVEAWDGKAPPGAKPAPNLPVIHRLRNGAGRAVTITDLSAGDPDQSRSASQLHVGIVTASGAMLQATLPNDPLRAPKQGALIFTVVFLALTLALLSVWATRALTAPLKRLAGAAEAFGARDDHVALPEAGPREVLAVSRALDRMRSRVRRLIDDRTQMLAAISHDLRTPITRLRLRAEFIEDEAARAATLRDLDQMNGLVEAALSFVRDGQTRDAGSHSLVDLASVVQTVCDDFSDVGAPVSVSRSRHVLVQGRTEELQRAVTNLVDNAVKYGGRAEVRMEALERGVRVCVLDHGPGIPDAERDAMLQPFVRGDRARNLNAASGFGLGLSIVQAIVESHHGRLLLENRPEGGLCAAIELPLAAQTFAGRGTSKAVPLPAEAA; from the coding sequence ATGAGCGCCCTGCGTCGGTTGCGCGCCCGCCTTCGCCCGAAGACCATCGCGGGACAGATCGCCCTGCTCATCGTGGCGGGGATCGCGGTGGCGCACGTGGTCGCGACCGCCGCCTTCCTGCTTCTCCACGAGCCGCAGAATCCGGACACGCTGCCCGGGGTGGCGGCGAGCCGCCTGGGTACGCTGGCGCGGCTCCTCGACGCCGCCGATCCGGCGGCCCGGCCGGCGCTGCTGGCCAGCGGGCGCAGCCTGCCGCTGATCCGGGTGGAGGCCTGGGACGGGAAGGCCCCCCCCGGCGCGAAGCCGGCCCCCAATCTGCCGGTCATCCACCGGCTCCGGAACGGGGCCGGCCGGGCCGTGACGATCACGGACCTGTCCGCCGGCGATCCGGATCAGAGCCGCTCGGCGAGTCAGCTCCATGTCGGCATCGTCACGGCCTCCGGGGCGATGCTTCAGGCGACGCTGCCGAACGACCCGCTGCGGGCGCCCAAGCAGGGCGCGCTGATCTTCACGGTGGTGTTCCTGGCGCTTACCCTGGCGCTGCTCAGCGTCTGGGCGACCCGCGCGCTCACGGCGCCGCTGAAGCGGCTCGCGGGCGCCGCCGAGGCGTTCGGCGCCCGGGACGACCACGTGGCCCTGCCGGAAGCGGGACCGCGCGAAGTGCTGGCGGTCTCCCGGGCCCTCGACCGGATGCGGTCGCGGGTGCGCCGGCTGATCGACGACCGCACGCAGATGCTCGCGGCGATCAGCCACGACCTGCGCACGCCGATTACCCGGCTGCGCCTGCGCGCCGAGTTCATCGAGGACGAGGCCGCCCGGGCCGCGACGCTACGCGACCTCGACCAGATGAACGGCCTGGTCGAGGCCGCGCTCTCCTTCGTGCGGGACGGTCAGACAAGGGATGCGGGCAGCCACAGCCTCGTGGACCTCGCCTCCGTGGTGCAGACGGTCTGCGACGACTTCTCGGATGTCGGCGCGCCTGTCAGCGTGAGCCGCAGCCGCCACGTCCTGGTGCAGGGCCGCACCGAGGAATTGCAGCGGGCCGTGACGAACCTCGTGGACAACGCGGTGAAGTATGGCGGCCGGGCGGAAGTCCGGATGGAAGCCTTGGAACGGGGCGTGCGCGTCTGCGTGCTGGACCACGGCCCGGGCATTCCTGACGCGGAACGCGACGCGATGCTCCAGCCGTTTGTGCGCGGCGACCGGGCCCGCAATCTCAACGCGGCGAGCGGCTTCGGTCTAGGCCTCTCTATCGTTCAGGCCATCGTCGAGTCGCACCACGGGCGGCTCCTGCTGGAGAACCGTCCGGAGGGCGGTCTCTGCGCCGCGATCGAGCTGCCGCTGGCGGCCCAGACCTTCGCGGGTCGCGGGACGTCCAAGGCCGTCCCGCTCCCGGCCGAGGCCGCCTGA
- a CDS encoding response regulator encodes MIQAEPHADSFAMSAPTTPHILVVEDDREISALIARYLRGNDCRVTLAGDGTEMDRALAESRIDLIVLDLMLPGEDGLSLCRRLRGTSQIPILILTAKSEDVDRILGLELGADDYLAKPFNPRELLARIRAILRRVAAEAPDTDERRRLHFSGWTLDVSLRQVLSPEGARIAITGAEFDLLHALCLRPGRVLSRDQLLDLTQGRAAGPFERSIDVLISRIRQKIERDTRNPEFIRTIRSGGYLFTPEVTRS; translated from the coding sequence ATGATCCAGGCCGAACCGCACGCAGACTCCTTCGCGATGAGCGCACCGACTACGCCTCACATCCTCGTCGTCGAGGACGATCGGGAGATCTCGGCCCTGATCGCGCGGTACCTGCGCGGCAACGATTGCCGCGTGACGCTCGCGGGCGACGGCACCGAGATGGACCGGGCGCTCGCCGAGTCGCGGATCGACCTGATCGTGCTGGACCTGATGCTTCCTGGAGAGGATGGCCTGAGCCTGTGCAGGCGCCTGCGCGGCACGTCGCAGATCCCGATCCTGATCCTGACGGCGAAGTCCGAGGACGTGGACCGGATCCTCGGACTGGAACTCGGCGCCGACGACTATCTCGCCAAGCCCTTCAACCCGCGGGAGCTGCTCGCCCGGATCCGGGCCATTCTGCGCCGCGTCGCCGCCGAGGCGCCCGATACCGACGAGCGCCGGCGCCTGCACTTCTCCGGCTGGACCCTCGACGTCTCCCTGCGGCAGGTTCTGTCGCCGGAGGGCGCGCGGATCGCCATCACGGGCGCCGAGTTCGACCTTCTCCACGCCCTCTGCCTGCGTCCGGGCCGGGTGCTGTCCCGGGATCAGCTCCTGGATCTCACCCAGGGTCGCGCCGCCGGGCCCTTCGAGCGCAGCATCGACGTGCTGATCTCCCGCATCCGCCAGAAGATCGAGCGCGACACCCGCAATCCGGAATTCATCCGCACGATCCGCTCGGGCGGCTACCTGTTCACGCCGGAGGTCACGCGGTCATGA
- a CDS encoding acyl-CoA dehydrogenase family protein — protein MTDFAGRKDSVAPQPPELISPWHTPERAALQEEARRFAHDTVLPLADELDRQKAEMPRSLIDAMAGKGWFGITIPEAQGGLGLGVFEYCLVSEELARAWLSVGSILARGQGLGTQTLDPDRRADLLRRSAKGQWIGSISLSEPNAGSDLAGVQTRAVREGDDWVLTGTKRWAGFAKGADFVEVLARTRDPEPGESRSAGLEPFLVLKERDSFPPGMTGRVIDKIGYHGFETFELTLDGVRVPESDRLTGLYGDQGADADSGGFAAVQRGLNIARVHTAARAVGVARAAVEDSQAYLQERVQFGHPIGDFQALRFALADMAADVAQARAYWQQVAHLLDQGEAAESESAMVKLLATEMAVRVTNQAMQLHGGNGYTTERRVERYWRDARLTTIFEGTSEIQRRIISDRMLPRAGG, from the coding sequence ATGACCGATTTCGCGGGTCGGAAGGACTCTGTCGCGCCGCAGCCGCCGGAACTGATCTCGCCCTGGCACACGCCGGAGCGGGCGGCGCTGCAGGAGGAAGCGCGGCGCTTCGCGCACGACACGGTGCTGCCGCTGGCCGACGAACTCGACCGGCAGAAGGCCGAGATGCCCCGGTCGCTCATCGACGCCATGGCCGGGAAGGGCTGGTTCGGCATCACGATTCCGGAGGCGCAGGGCGGCCTGGGCCTCGGCGTGTTCGAGTACTGTCTGGTGTCGGAGGAACTGGCCCGGGCCTGGCTGTCGGTGGGCAGCATCCTGGCCCGCGGACAAGGCCTGGGGACGCAGACCCTCGATCCGGACCGCCGCGCTGATCTGCTTCGGCGCTCGGCAAAAGGGCAGTGGATCGGCTCGATCTCCCTGTCTGAGCCCAATGCCGGCTCCGACCTCGCCGGCGTTCAGACCCGGGCGGTGCGCGAGGGCGACGACTGGGTGCTCACCGGCACCAAGCGCTGGGCCGGCTTCGCCAAGGGCGCCGACTTCGTCGAGGTCCTGGCCCGCACCCGGGACCCGGAGCCCGGCGAATCGCGCTCGGCCGGCCTCGAGCCCTTCCTGGTGCTCAAGGAGCGCGACAGCTTCCCGCCCGGCATGACCGGCCGTGTGATCGACAAGATCGGCTATCACGGCTTCGAGACCTTCGAGCTGACCCTCGACGGCGTGCGCGTGCCCGAGAGCGACCGCCTGACGGGGCTCTACGGCGACCAGGGGGCGGACGCCGATTCCGGCGGATTCGCCGCGGTCCAGCGCGGGCTCAACATCGCGCGGGTGCACACGGCGGCCCGCGCCGTCGGCGTGGCGCGGGCCGCCGTGGAGGACAGCCAAGCCTACCTGCAGGAGCGGGTCCAGTTCGGACACCCGATTGGTGACTTCCAGGCGCTGCGCTTCGCCCTCGCCGACATGGCCGCCGATGTCGCCCAGGCCCGCGCCTACTGGCAGCAGGTGGCCCACCTCCTCGACCAGGGCGAAGCCGCGGAGAGCGAGTCGGCGATGGTGAAGCTGCTGGCCACCGAGATGGCGGTGCGCGTCACCAACCAAGCGATGCAGCTGCACGGCGGCAACGGCTACACCACCGAGCGCCGGGTCGAGCGCTACTGGCGCGACGCGCGCCTGACCACGATCTTCGAGGGCACGAGCGAGATCCAGCGGCGCATCATCAGCGACCGCATGCTGCCCAGGGCCGGGGGCTGA
- a CDS encoding glycoside hydrolase family 15 protein: MSKPISDYALIGDTHSCALIARDGSIDWLCWPRHDSPALFLKLLDEEKGGACSVDFDALTGTARRYVPDTNILETIFTTGSGRARLVDLMPVNPPSPEPDEGPDGEGESRLIRMLTCESGRVSGVFRVRPTFDYARRACTPLVEGASVLFEAGDWRVRVNAHARPNIVEDAAEIRFSLDEGQTAYVVLTHGEEQEDACIENFAGAQRRLEATADYWRRWSDRCTYRGAYRDAVMRSALCLKLLTYSPSGGIVAAATAGLPEAVPGNRNYDYRFTWMRDASFTVTAFVMLGYVREASEFLRFLRERDGTYGRETKLMYGIADGMPPEEELTHLAGWNGVRPVVIGNLAEGQDQHDIYGELLRALCIFLEAVDYDPPEKVNDRLPEVLDNLTARAIRHRHDADHGIWELRTGPRQQVHTKAMIWVALTDAARIARNIAGVPAEKIAEWERIAAEVRADYLDKGWCPEKQAYVGAYGAHHLDAAVLRVALFAALDPRDPRTRSTLAAIERELGAGDLVYRYRMEDGLIGDEGTFTACAFWRVGCLALDGRTGEAKAAFERLITRGNDVGLFAEEIDPTTGEQRGNTPQGFSHMALINAALRLESSIERYGVADTADAAERRAAE; this comes from the coding sequence GTGTCGAAGCCCATCAGCGATTACGCCCTCATCGGCGACACCCATTCCTGTGCGCTGATCGCCCGCGACGGGTCGATCGACTGGCTGTGCTGGCCGCGCCACGATTCGCCGGCCTTGTTCCTGAAACTGCTCGACGAGGAGAAGGGCGGCGCCTGCAGCGTCGACTTCGACGCGCTCACCGGGACGGCGCGGCGCTACGTGCCCGACACCAACATCCTGGAGACGATCTTCACCACCGGTTCGGGCCGCGCGCGTCTGGTCGACCTGATGCCGGTCAACCCGCCGAGCCCGGAGCCCGACGAGGGACCGGACGGCGAAGGTGAGAGCCGGCTGATCCGGATGCTCACCTGCGAGAGCGGCCGTGTCTCCGGCGTCTTCCGGGTGCGCCCGACCTTCGACTACGCGCGCCGCGCCTGCACGCCGCTGGTCGAGGGCGCATCCGTGCTGTTCGAGGCGGGTGACTGGCGGGTGCGGGTCAACGCGCATGCGCGGCCCAACATCGTCGAGGACGCGGCCGAGATCCGGTTTAGCCTGGACGAGGGCCAGACCGCCTACGTGGTCCTGACCCACGGCGAGGAACAGGAGGATGCCTGCATCGAGAATTTCGCCGGCGCCCAGAGGCGGCTGGAGGCCACGGCCGATTACTGGCGCCGCTGGAGCGATCGATGCACCTATCGCGGCGCCTACCGGGACGCGGTGATGCGCTCGGCGCTCTGCCTCAAGCTGCTGACCTATTCCCCCTCCGGCGGCATCGTGGCGGCGGCGACGGCGGGCCTGCCGGAGGCCGTGCCGGGCAACCGTAACTACGATTACCGCTTCACCTGGATGCGGGACGCCTCGTTCACGGTCACGGCCTTCGTGATGCTCGGCTACGTCCGCGAGGCGTCCGAATTCCTCCGCTTCCTGCGCGAGCGCGACGGGACCTACGGGCGCGAGACCAAGCTGATGTACGGCATCGCCGACGGCATGCCGCCGGAGGAGGAACTCACCCACCTCGCCGGGTGGAACGGCGTGCGGCCCGTGGTGATCGGCAACCTCGCCGAAGGGCAGGACCAGCACGACATCTACGGCGAGCTGCTGCGGGCCCTGTGCATCTTCCTGGAGGCCGTGGATTACGACCCACCCGAGAAGGTCAATGACCGGCTGCCGGAGGTGCTCGACAACCTGACGGCCCGCGCCATCCGCCACCGGCATGACGCCGATCACGGCATCTGGGAGCTGCGCACCGGTCCGCGCCAGCAGGTCCACACCAAGGCGATGATCTGGGTGGCGCTGACCGACGCGGCGCGGATCGCGCGCAACATCGCGGGCGTGCCCGCCGAGAAGATCGCCGAATGGGAACGCATCGCCGCGGAAGTCCGGGCGGATTACCTCGACAAGGGCTGGTGCCCGGAGAAGCAGGCCTATGTCGGGGCCTACGGCGCGCACCATCTCGACGCGGCCGTGCTCCGGGTCGCCCTGTTCGCGGCGCTGGATCCCCGGGATCCGCGCACGCGCTCGACGCTCGCGGCGATCGAGCGGGAACTCGGCGCCGGGGATCTCGTCTACCGCTACCGCATGGAAGACGGCCTGATCGGCGACGAGGGGACGTTCACCGCCTGCGCGTTCTGGCGGGTCGGCTGCCTCGCCCTCGACGGGCGCACCGGCGAGGCCAAGGCGGCCTTCGAGCGGCTGATCACCCGCGGCAACGATGTCGGGCTGTTCGCCGAGGAGATCGATCCCACGACCGGCGAGCAGCGCGGGAACACGCCGCAGGGCTTCTCCCACATGGCCCTGATCAATGCGGCCCTGCGGCTGGAGAGCAGCATCGAGCGCTACGGTGTGGCGGATACGGCCGACGCGGCGGAGCGCAGAGCGGCCGAGTAG
- a CDS encoding DUF2336 domain-containing protein, with amino-acid sequence MIIREFLAWTQNASASRRAEATAALARAYLYGDLTAEDAWEAKTALLALLDDPSPVVRWALAEACAASARTPRPLVVALSCDAPEIARLVLARSPVLTDADLVDAAGLGDETTRAVIAARHHLSPAVSGALAEVGEVETLVVLARNPTAKITAGRMLRMVERRGSEAPLREALLARADLPPEVHHAIGLAVAQALSRFVTGRGWLGAERCERMSRETGERLALEACAGAGAAGIARLVTHLRVTRQLNAGLILRAVLSGQTDFALAALADLSGQDHAGVARAMRDPRGFADLHARAGLPAALLPAMQAALAAWQDVARSGATMRGAGLSRRIIECAIGACNALPDAEMSPVRALLNRYEAEAARDEAREVARTIAAEALARETARRDAAAADEAWRTALESQRRTTFATPASAVDAVMVAEDAPATTPEVPNPVGAILDALPEQILAWYRTEERPVDPEEQAATDAVLDGLGESLLEQFRVSRGPIAPAADMGGADTAAKIAA; translated from the coding sequence ATGATCATCCGCGAGTTCCTGGCCTGGACGCAGAACGCCTCGGCGAGCCGCCGCGCCGAGGCCACGGCGGCCCTCGCGCGGGCCTACCTGTACGGCGACCTCACCGCGGAGGATGCCTGGGAGGCCAAGACCGCCCTGCTCGCGCTCCTCGACGATCCCTCGCCGGTGGTCCGGTGGGCACTCGCGGAAGCCTGCGCAGCCTCCGCCCGGACGCCGCGCCCCCTCGTCGTTGCGCTGTCCTGCGACGCACCCGAGATCGCGCGACTGGTCCTGGCCCGTTCGCCGGTTCTCACCGACGCGGATCTGGTGGATGCCGCCGGACTGGGCGACGAGACGACCCGCGCCGTGATCGCGGCGCGCCACCACCTGTCGCCCGCGGTCTCCGGGGCGCTGGCCGAGGTCGGCGAGGTCGAGACCCTGGTGGTGCTGGCGCGGAACCCCACGGCGAAGATCACTGCCGGCCGGATGCTGCGCATGGTCGAGCGCCGCGGCTCGGAGGCGCCGTTGCGCGAGGCGCTGCTCGCGCGGGCCGACCTGCCGCCGGAGGTGCACCACGCGATCGGGCTCGCGGTGGCGCAGGCTCTGTCGCGCTTCGTCACGGGCCGCGGCTGGCTCGGCGCCGAACGCTGCGAGCGGATGAGCCGCGAGACCGGCGAGCGCCTGGCGCTGGAGGCCTGCGCAGGTGCTGGCGCGGCCGGCATCGCAAGGCTGGTGACCCACCTCCGCGTCACTCGCCAGCTCAATGCCGGCCTGATCCTGCGCGCCGTCCTGTCGGGCCAGACCGACTTCGCTCTGGCCGCGCTGGCCGACCTGTCCGGCCAGGACCATGCCGGCGTCGCGCGGGCCATGCGCGATCCCCGCGGCTTCGCCGACCTGCACGCGCGGGCGGGGCTGCCGGCCGCTCTCCTGCCGGCCATGCAGGCGGCCCTCGCGGCGTGGCAGGACGTCGCCCGCAGCGGGGCGACCATGCGCGGCGCAGGCCTGTCGCGGCGGATCATCGAATGCGCCATCGGCGCCTGCAATGCATTGCCGGATGCCGAGATGAGCCCCGTCCGCGCTCTGCTGAACCGCTACGAGGCCGAGGCCGCCCGCGACGAGGCCCGGGAGGTGGCGCGGACCATCGCGGCGGAGGCCCTGGCGCGCGAGACGGCCCGCCGCGACGCCGCGGCGGCAGACGAAGCGTGGCGCACCGCTCTGGAGAGCCAGCGCAGGACCACGTTCGCGACACCGGCCAGTGCGGTGGACGCCGTGATGGTCGCCGAGGACGCCCCAGCCACGACGCCGGAGGTCCCCAACCCGGTCGGCGCCATCCTCGACGCGCTGCCCGAGCAAATCCTGGCTTGGTACCGGACGGAGGAGCGACCGGTCGATCCGGAGGAACAGGCCGCCACCGACGCGGTGCTCGACGGCCTCGGCGAGAGCCTGCTCGAACAGTTCCGTGTGAGCCGCGGCCCGATTGCCCCGGCGGCCGACATGGGCGGGGCGGACACGGCGGCGAAGATCGCCGCCTGA
- a CDS encoding lytic transglycosylase domain-containing protein, producing MFLFTTPSSPPESPPPARPLAGTAASGPVVQAIRDGAMASGVGFDYLLATARRESALDPAAKAGTSSATGLFQFIEQTWLGVMKNAGPRLGLQAQADAITRQSDGTYMVPDAGQRQAILDLRRDPKISATLAGALTQQNADALGAALGREPTAGDLYAAHVLGAKGAAALISTARAFPERAAALDLPEAAAANRGLFYDRTGRPRSAAELYASLAAAAQGAAATDLTVLRQDGAAAPQAASAYASAATAFGGTSDLRSLFQTDQRGTVPDAAARLWQARNAAPPPAHAAPTYFPRSASESAMGGAPDPVATGSVAEPAATPPGSALTNPPLPPRRPADFAAAPATTGARNSLFAPRSGP from the coding sequence ATGTTCCTGTTCACCACGCCCTCAAGCCCCCCCGAGAGCCCGCCCCCGGCGCGGCCCCTCGCCGGGACGGCGGCCTCCGGACCGGTGGTCCAGGCGATCCGCGACGGGGCGATGGCGAGCGGCGTCGGCTTCGATTACCTGCTGGCCACCGCCCGGCGGGAATCGGCCCTCGATCCGGCCGCCAAGGCCGGGACCTCGTCGGCCACCGGGCTGTTCCAGTTCATCGAGCAGACCTGGCTCGGCGTGATGAAGAATGCCGGGCCGCGGCTCGGCCTGCAGGCCCAGGCCGACGCCATCACCCGCCAGTCGGACGGCACCTACATGGTCCCCGACGCGGGGCAGCGGCAGGCGATCCTCGACCTGCGGCGCGATCCCAAGATCTCCGCGACGCTGGCCGGAGCCCTGACCCAGCAGAACGCCGATGCGCTCGGTGCCGCGCTGGGCCGCGAGCCGACGGCGGGCGACCTCTACGCGGCGCACGTGCTCGGCGCCAAGGGCGCGGCCGCCCTGATCTCCACGGCCCGCGCCTTCCCCGAACGCGCCGCTGCCCTGGACCTGCCGGAGGCGGCCGCCGCCAACCGGGGACTGTTCTACGACCGCACGGGCCGGCCCCGGAGCGCCGCAGAGCTCTACGCCAGCCTCGCGGCAGCCGCCCAGGGTGCAGCCGCCACGGATCTCACGGTGCTGCGCCAGGACGGCGCGGCGGCCCCGCAGGCAGCCTCGGCCTATGCCAGTGCGGCGACGGCCTTCGGCGGCACCAGCGACTTGCGCAGCCTGTTCCAGACGGACCAGCGCGGAACGGTCCCGGACGCCGCGGCGCGGCTCTGGCAGGCGCGCAATGCCGCGCCGCCGCCCGCCCACGCGGCGCCGACCTACTTCCCGCGCTCCGCCTCCGAGTCCGCGATGGGCGGTGCACCGGATCCCGTCGCGACCGGCTCCGTTGCCGAGCCCGCGGCGACGCCACCCGGATCCGCGCTCACCAACCCGCCGCTGCCGCCTCGCCGCCCGGCGGATTTCGCCGCGGCGCCTGCCACGACCGGCGCCAGGAACAGCCTGTTCGCCCCCCGGAGCGGTCCATGA
- a CDS encoding flavin reductase family protein — protein MHYDLDVPREARPLPHNPLKAIVAPRPIGWISAMSRDGKLNLAPYSFFNAVADNMVAFSSSGRKDAMTFAEEGAEFVCSLATWDLRDGMNDSSAPLSRGQSEFAFANLETAASRKVRPPRVAASPAALECRWLQTVPLVPLEGGEPDNFLVIGQVVSIYVDERFVRDGMVDTAAMHPIMRGGYFDYFHATADTRFQMRRPKGAGEFTGS, from the coding sequence GTGCATTACGATCTCGACGTGCCGCGCGAGGCGCGCCCGCTCCCTCACAATCCGCTCAAGGCCATCGTGGCGCCGCGTCCGATCGGCTGGATCAGCGCCATGAGCCGGGACGGCAAGCTCAACCTCGCGCCCTACTCGTTCTTCAACGCCGTGGCCGACAACATGGTGGCGTTCTCGTCCTCGGGCCGCAAGGACGCGATGACCTTCGCCGAGGAGGGTGCGGAGTTCGTCTGCAGCCTCGCCACCTGGGACCTGCGCGACGGGATGAACGACTCCTCCGCGCCGCTGTCGCGGGGGCAGAGCGAGTTCGCCTTCGCCAATCTGGAGACCGCCGCCTCGCGCAAGGTGCGGCCGCCGCGCGTCGCCGCATCCCCGGCGGCCCTCGAATGCCGGTGGCTCCAGACCGTACCGCTGGTGCCCCTCGAGGGCGGCGAGCCGGACAACTTCCTCGTGATCGGGCAGGTGGTGTCGATCTACGTCGACGAGCGCTTCGTCCGGGACGGCATGGTCGACACGGCGGCGATGCATCCGATCATGCGCGGTGGCTACTTCGATTACTTTCACGCCACCGCCGACACGCGCTTCCAGATGCGCCGCCCCAAGGGAGCCGGCGAGTTCACCGGGTCCTGA